In Scyliorhinus canicula chromosome 8, sScyCan1.1, whole genome shotgun sequence, one DNA window encodes the following:
- the LOC119970613 gene encoding proteinase-activated receptor 1-like isoform X2 yields the protein MPVSEEAKYYLLGYWTTLVIPVVYSFVFIVSLPLNLLAIFIFLFKMQVSKPSVIYMMNLAAADLFFVLLLPLKIAYHFSGNNWGFGSFLCRLVTGGFYAYMYSSVLLMMCISIDRFLAIVYPIRSASWRSRGRTVVFCLVAWLAAIGGTLPLFLTEQTMYITELNITTCHDVLPLSELQNYSSYYFPTLCFLLFVIPLLVTSVCYICIISTLHSASQTQQCGKRRAFFMAVIVLSVFIVCFAPSNIILLIHYLHFYSAPSDSLYFAYLLCACVGSVSCCLDPLIYYYVSTVFRSKLSNLYLRKFPDSQVKEANQKLHCIYKKLFALRDV from the coding sequence ATGCCAGTTTCTGAGGAAGCAAAATATTACCTATTGGGTTACTGGACAACTTTGGTGATTCCTGTGGTTTACAGCTTTGTTTTTATTGTAAGCTTGCCTCTAAATCTCCTGGCAATCTTTATATTCCTCTTTAAAATGCAAGTGTCAAAACCCTCTGTAATTTACATGATGAATTTGGCAGCAGCAGATTTGTTTTTTGTGCTGCTGCTGcctctgaaaatcgcttatcattTTTCTGGTAATAACTGGGGGTTTGGCTCTTTCCTGTGCCGCTTAGTTACTGGCGGTTTCTATGCTTACATGTACAGTTCAGTGCTGCTGATGATGTGTATaagtattgaccgtttccttgcTATTGTTTATCCGATACGATCTGCCTCCTGGAGGTCCCGGGGACGGACGGTTGTGTTTTGCCTTGTCGCATGGCTTGCAGCTATTGGTGGTACTCTACCACTTTTCCTCACTGAACAAACAATGTATATCACCGAGCTGAATATTACAACCTGCCATGATGTGCTACCCCTCTCTGAACTTCAAAACTATTCCAGCTACTATTTCCCCACTTTGTGTTTTCTGCTCTTTGTGATTCCCCTGCTTGTGACCTCAGTCTGCTACATATGTATTATCTCAACCCTTCATTCAGCAAGTCAGACACAGCAGTGTGGAAAGAGGCGTGCTTTTTTTATGGCTGTAATTGTACTTTCTGTATTTATTGTTTGTTTTGCACCATCTAACATAATTTTGCTCATACACTATCTTCACTTTTATTCTGCACCAAGTGACTCTCTCTATTTTGCTTACCTGCTGTGTGCGTGCGTTGGCAGTGTGAGCTGTTGCCTCGACCCTTTGATTTATTATTATGTTTCAACGGTCTTCAGGAGTAAGTTATCAAATCTTTATTTGAGGAAGTTTCCTGATAGTCAGGTAAAAGAGGCAAATCAGAAATTGCATTGCATTTACAAAAAGTTGTTCGCATTACGTGACGTATAA